Proteins from a genomic interval of Kitasatospora kifunensis:
- a CDS encoding YcnI family copper-binding membrane protein, translating to MRSLSARRSTAAAVLAAGAVLATAVPAFAHVTVNPNTATQGGYTAVAFRVPDESDKASTVKLEVTVPTDHPVASVSTQPVPGWTATVDKTHLATPVTTDDGQVTDAVSKITWTADATGKIGPGQFQEFKISLGPLPKDTDQLVFKALQTYDDGTVVRWIDEAKPGQAEPQHPAPTLHLTAAAASGSPSPAATGAPQDGKSTTATAKSNDSTARTLGIVGIVVGVLGAALGVVGLRRKSGTPAS from the coding sequence ATGCGTTCGCTTTCCGCCCGCCGTTCCACCGCCGCCGCCGTCCTGGCCGCCGGTGCCGTGCTGGCCACCGCCGTCCCCGCCTTCGCGCACGTCACCGTGAACCCGAACACCGCCACGCAGGGCGGCTACACCGCTGTCGCGTTCCGGGTGCCGGACGAGAGCGACAAGGCGAGCACGGTCAAGCTGGAGGTCACCGTGCCGACCGACCACCCCGTCGCCTCGGTCTCCACCCAGCCGGTGCCCGGTTGGACCGCGACCGTCGACAAGACCCACCTGGCGACCCCGGTGACCACCGACGACGGCCAGGTCACCGACGCGGTCAGCAAGATCACCTGGACCGCCGACGCCACCGGCAAGATCGGCCCCGGCCAGTTCCAGGAGTTCAAGATCTCGCTCGGCCCGCTGCCGAAGGACACCGACCAGCTGGTCTTCAAGGCGCTGCAGACCTATGACGACGGCACCGTGGTGCGCTGGATCGACGAGGCCAAGCCGGGCCAGGCCGAGCCCCAGCACCCGGCCCCGACCCTGCACCTGACGGCCGCCGCCGCCAGCGGCTCGCCCTCCCCCGCCGCGACCGGCGCCCCGCAGGACGGCAAGTCGACCACCGCCACGGCCAAGTCCAACGACTCGACCGCTCGCACGCTGGGCATCGTCGGCATCGTGGTCGGCGTGCTCGGTGCCGCCCTCGGTGTGGTCGGCCTGCGCCGCAAGAGCGGCACCCCCGCTTCCTGA